A genomic window from Quercus lobata isolate SW786 chromosome 10, ValleyOak3.0 Primary Assembly, whole genome shotgun sequence includes:
- the LOC115962991 gene encoding peroxidase 72-like, producing MSQLTSFLLVLSLCAFAPLCFSSKTKGGYLYPQFYDHSCPKAQEIVRSVLAKAVAKEARMAASILRLHFHDCFVQGCDASLLLDSSGTIASEKRANPNRNSARGFEVLDEIKSALEKECPRTVSCADLLAISARDSTVLRGGPSWEVLLGRRDSRSASLSGSNNNIPAPNNTFQTILTKFKRQGLDIVDLVALSGSHTIGNARCTSFRQRLYNQSGNGQPDYTLDQSYAAQLKTRCPKSGGDQNLFFLDYVSPTKFDNYYYKNILASKGLLNSDQVLLTKNEGSRELVKKYAENSQLFFEQFAKSMVKMGNISPLTGSRGEIRKNCRKVNS from the exons aTGTCTCAGCTCACTAGTTTTCTCTTGGTTCTTTCTCTTTGTGCTTTTGCTCCTCTTTGCTTCTCTAGCAAGACCAAAGGTGGTTACCTTTACCCACAGTTTTATGACCACTCTTGCCCAAAAGCTCAAGAGATTGTGAGGTCCGTACTGGCGAAGGCTGTGGCCAAAGAAGCCCGTATGGCAGCTTCAATTCTCAGGCTCCATTTCCATGATTGTTTTGTCCAG GGTTGTGATGCTTCATTACTGTTAGACAGCAGTGGAACCATAGCCAGTGAGAAGAGGGCAAATCCTAACAGGAATTCAGCTCGAGGTTTTGAAGTCCTCGATGAGATCAAATCTGCACTGGAGAAAGAGTGCCCTCGTACAGTATCTTGTGCTGACCTTTTGGCCATATCTGCAAGAGATTCCACTGTTCTG AGAGGTGGGCCCAGCTGGGAGGTACTATTAGGCAGAAGAGACTCCAGAAGTGCAAGCTTGAGTGGTTCTAACAACAATATTCCTGCTCCAAACAACACATTCCAGACCATCCTCACTAAGTTCAAGCGACAAGGGCTTGATATTGTTGATCTTGTTGCCCTATCTG GGAGCCATACAATTGGAAATGCCCGGTGCACCAGCTTCAGGCAAAGACTTTACAACCAGTCGGGAAATGGACAGCCTGACTACACACTTGATCAATCATATGCGGCCCAATTGAAAACCCGATGTCCAAAATCCGGTGGTGATCAGAACCTGTTTTTCTTGGACTATGTCAGCCCAACAAAGTTTGATAACTACTACTACAAGAACATATTGGCTTCAAAAGGCCTTCTGAACTCTGATCAAGTTCTTTTAACCAAGAATGAAGGATCAAGGGAATTGGTAAAGAAATACGCAGAGAACAGCCAACTTTTCTTTGAGCAATTCGCCAAGTCCATGGTTAAGATGGGAAATATTTCTCCATTGACAGGTTCAAGGGGAGAGATTAGAAAGAACTGCAGGAAAGTTAACTCTTGA